One region of Cyanobium sp. M30B3 genomic DNA includes:
- the siaC gene encoding biofilm regulation phosphoprotein SiaC: MTQQHSIEVGPGRNLSLPATQSTPAIQADWASGVLKMSGESYPENTYDLFSGIIGWVEAFLSETALPLRVELHLNYLNTSSIRAMIDVFDRLQMAFEAGRELCVIWLYDSRNPRSAELGEEFKEDYTFSFTITAAPFVE; encoded by the coding sequence ATGACCCAACAGCATTCAATCGAGGTTGGTCCAGGTAGGAACCTCAGCCTGCCTGCTACCCAATCAACCCCAGCCATCCAGGCTGATTGGGCTTCCGGTGTCTTGAAGATGTCGGGTGAGTCATATCCTGAAAACACCTATGATCTGTTCTCCGGCATCATTGGCTGGGTTGAGGCGTTTCTCAGCGAAACAGCCTTGCCTCTCCGGGTTGAGCTGCATCTGAATTATCTCAACACCAGCAGCATCAGGGCAATGATCGATGTCTTCGATCGTTTACAAATGGCTTTTGAGGCGGGGCGGGAGTTGTGTGTGATCTGGTTGTATGACAGCCGCAACCCACGCTCAGCTGAGTTGGGTGAAGAGTTCAAGGAAGACTATACCTTCAGCTTCACGATCACCGCTGCTCCGTTCGTTGAATAG
- the siaB gene encoding biofilm regulation protein kinase SiaB, whose product MSTSFTTHRSLVSLRDFFSSERILICFNGPISRTLISEIGIALKEHIQSTRQCMSSAMDVFSAYIEMSQNIRHYSAAQGYGEPEATATVVIAESPQGSYVVSAGNVVEHADGQRLVQRVAELAGMDKPALKSLYKQQLRSPRDERQSSGAGLGLIEIARKTTAPLECSLDPLEAGKAFFTLRATI is encoded by the coding sequence ATGTCCACATCATTCACCACCCATCGAAGTCTTGTCTCCCTGCGGGACTTCTTCTCTTCTGAGCGGATCTTGATCTGCTTCAACGGTCCGATTTCCCGTACGTTGATCAGCGAGATTGGCATTGCCCTTAAGGAGCATATTCAGTCCACGCGGCAATGCATGTCTTCGGCCATGGATGTCTTTAGTGCCTATATTGAAATGAGTCAGAATATTCGCCACTATAGCGCTGCGCAGGGCTATGGCGAGCCTGAAGCTACGGCCACGGTGGTCATTGCCGAGTCCCCGCAGGGTAGCTATGTGGTATCAGCCGGCAATGTTGTCGAGCATGCCGATGGACAGCGGCTGGTTCAGAGGGTTGCCGAGCTGGCTGGGATGGACAAGCCGGCATTGAAGTCCCTTTACAAGCAGCAATTACGCAGTCCTCGGGATGAGCGGCAGTCCTCTGGAGCTGGCCTGGGCCTGATTGAGATCGCCCGTAAAACCACGGCTCCCTTGGAATGCAGCCTGGATCCGCTGGAGGCTGGCAAAGCATTCTTTACACTTCGGGCCACCATCTGA
- a CDS encoding SpoIIE family protein phosphatase, translated as MAKSRHRGEHALTIQQIFLLLACLNGVVLASLLLSAWQLLQDQTSSVQHAATTIFLALLLVVGLGISYRIVAVRVIRPLGRLVHQSDSLAFNDSLDRTLLEVQGNDEVARLAHAFNGVLLRQRQAMQELDDANHLLREMNQQIDDSIRYAALLQKSILPDRQLTERFGGDYFVLWQPRDRVGGDYYVFHGDASRCIAGVADCAGHGVPGAMMTMLARAGLDRSIQQVGMESPAQVLQATNAAMHGVLGEARITRAMATSMDAGLVFLDLERRILRFAGARISLYWSNGRSVSMARADNRPLWDRRAGTYNDHTIPLAREYTYYLATDGIMDQAGGEDGFGLGTQRFERWLLDHATKPLAEQHQAFRDSLAAFMGRHPQRDDITIFSFRVP; from the coding sequence ATGGCCAAGAGTCGCCACCGGGGCGAGCATGCTCTCACTATTCAGCAGATTTTTCTGCTGTTGGCCTGCCTTAATGGCGTGGTATTGGCGTCATTGCTGCTCTCCGCCTGGCAACTGCTTCAAGACCAGACATCCAGTGTCCAGCATGCTGCCACCACAATTTTCCTGGCGCTCTTACTGGTGGTTGGCCTGGGGATTTCTTATCGCATCGTTGCAGTGAGAGTGATCAGGCCGCTGGGCCGTCTTGTCCACCAGTCTGACAGCCTGGCTTTCAACGATTCGCTCGATCGCACACTCCTTGAAGTTCAGGGGAATGATGAAGTTGCCCGATTGGCGCATGCCTTCAATGGCGTTCTTCTTCGGCAGCGTCAGGCCATGCAAGAGTTGGATGATGCCAACCATCTTCTGCGTGAGATGAATCAGCAAATCGATGATTCGATCCGCTATGCAGCTCTTCTACAGAAATCCATTCTGCCTGACCGTCAGCTGACCGAGCGCTTTGGTGGGGACTACTTCGTACTCTGGCAACCCCGCGATCGTGTTGGTGGCGATTACTACGTGTTCCATGGCGACGCCTCCCGCTGCATTGCCGGGGTCGCTGATTGTGCCGGCCACGGTGTACCCGGTGCGATGATGACGATGTTGGCCCGGGCTGGACTGGACCGCTCAATCCAGCAGGTTGGGATGGAATCACCAGCCCAAGTGCTCCAGGCCACCAATGCGGCAATGCATGGTGTACTTGGTGAGGCCCGGATTACCCGGGCGATGGCCACCTCAATGGATGCGGGCCTGGTGTTCCTGGACCTTGAGCGACGTATCCTGCGCTTCGCTGGAGCTCGTATCTCACTCTACTGGAGTAATGGTCGCTCGGTTTCGATGGCACGGGCTGACAACCGTCCGCTGTGGGACCGCCGTGCCGGCACCTACAACGACCACACCATTCCACTGGCCAGGGAGTACACCTATTACCTGGCCACCGATGGGATCATGGATCAAGCCGGGGGCGAGGATGGTTTCGGCCTGGGTACGCAACGGTTTGAGCGCTGGCTGCTGGACCATGCCACCAAGCCCTTAGCTGAACAGCATCAGGCGTTTCGCGATTCCCTGGCTGCGTTCATGGGACGCCATCCCCAGCGGGATGACATCACAATTTTTTCGTTCCGCGTTCCATGA
- a CDS encoding protein phosphatase 2C domain-containing protein, with amino-acid sequence MVSSAAHGGWRPAWHCTVIGAAHRRRGVVCQDFSLVRQLRAPSGGCLQLLAVADGHGGERYRCSDSGSRLACEQAAEAVRAALQTTPLDDHRAWQQLLAEGLPEAIQTRWLQAIERHWQRDPGGAAGGEPFCSSRYGSTLGLLVLAPTWWGCTGLGDWDLVRVGGTGPVLLSEEGDLQGAGEATASLCLTEARARWAERARLQAIPAFSPPLSLLISTDGVRKSCATDADFLELCSQVVGIQDRHQLAEGLAEISAAGSGDDLSIAVGRWSPSAGQIPGPRRAVTLPAISRPPGVALALLLLVPVALAMGAVAWLARLQGWGGSPLAQTPPKPVDPRPAIQRQAERLCRTPGLIAGTLTQRREQFSQLRTGSSDRQQLLAFAAQDPLGALIAWSLPPLTPPPVTETPQAAMPPSGREQPFPVPGSCPALDQALALQWRTQARPAAPPAVPAPAPRGGCAPGLDRCDRSG; translated from the coding sequence GTGGTGAGCTCCGCTGCCCATGGCGGCTGGAGGCCGGCCTGGCACTGCACCGTGATCGGCGCGGCCCACCGCCGCAGGGGAGTGGTGTGTCAGGACTTCTCCCTGGTGCGCCAGCTGCGGGCCCCATCGGGCGGCTGCCTGCAGCTGCTGGCGGTGGCCGATGGCCATGGCGGCGAGCGCTACCGCTGCAGCGACAGCGGCAGCCGCCTGGCCTGCGAGCAGGCCGCCGAGGCCGTGCGGGCGGCTCTGCAAACCACCCCCCTCGACGACCACCGGGCCTGGCAGCAGTTGCTGGCTGAGGGCTTGCCGGAGGCGATTCAGACGCGCTGGCTGCAGGCGATTGAGCGGCACTGGCAGCGGGATCCCGGCGGTGCCGCTGGCGGTGAACCGTTCTGTTCCTCGCGCTACGGCAGCACGCTGGGACTCCTGGTGCTGGCACCCACCTGGTGGGGATGCACCGGTCTCGGGGACTGGGATCTGGTGCGGGTTGGCGGCACCGGCCCCGTGCTTCTCAGTGAGGAAGGCGATCTGCAGGGGGCAGGCGAGGCCACGGCCAGCCTCTGCCTCACCGAGGCGCGGGCGCGATGGGCTGAGCGGGCCCGGCTGCAGGCCATCCCCGCCTTCAGTCCCCCGTTGTCGCTGCTGATCAGCACCGATGGGGTGCGCAAGTCCTGCGCCACCGACGCGGACTTCCTGGAGCTCTGCAGCCAGGTGGTCGGCATCCAGGACCGCCACCAACTGGCGGAGGGCCTCGCTGAGATCAGCGCCGCTGGCAGTGGGGATGACCTCTCCATCGCCGTGGGCCGCTGGTCGCCATCAGCTGGGCAGATCCCTGGGCCCAGGCGCGCCGTGACCCTGCCAGCGATCAGCCGGCCCCCGGGCGTGGCCCTTGCCCTGCTGCTGCTCGTGCCGGTTGCGCTGGCCATGGGCGCTGTTGCCTGGTTGGCAAGGTTGCAGGGCTGGGGAGGGTCCCCCCTTGCCCAGACCCCACCCAAGCCGGTTGACCCGAGGCCCGCTATCCAGCGGCAGGCGGAGCGACTGTGCCGAACCCCTGGCCTGATTGCCGGAACTCTCACCCAGCGCCGTGAGCAGTTCAGCCAGCTCCGCACTGGGAGCAGCGATCGCCAGCAGCTGCTGGCCTTCGCCGCTCAGGACCCCCTGGGGGCGTTGATCGCCTGGAGCCTGCCCCCGCTCACTCCCCCGCCAGTCACCGAGACGCCGCAGGCCGCCATGCCGCCATCCGGCAGGGAGCAGCCATTCCCGGTGCCAGGCAGCTGCCCCGCCCTCGACCAGGCGCTTGCGCTGCAATGGCGCACCCAGGCCCGACCCGCTGCTCCCCCAGCCGTTCCCGCCCCTGCTCCCAGGGGGGGGTGCGCTCCTGGGCTTGATCGTTGCGATCGTTCTGGATGA
- a CDS encoding VWA domain-containing protein — MPSFPNVRLANRPLHFIYLCDCSGSMAAQGKMQALNQAIRQSLPGMARVARDNPEARVLVRAVRFADRAHWHIAEPTPVEQLQWHDLQAGGVTAMGEALELVAGQLASPPMEERALPPVLVLISDGQPTDDFEAGLARLLRQPWAQKAVRLAIAVGHDADQEVLQQFIGPESGQAGDRSEVPGASGEMPRHRVASSSRSPRRPLQASNATALAQYIQWASTAVVGAASMPASRVDQHGEPQGNIPLPDLPPTLLDPIGDVGPVVW; from the coding sequence ATGCCCTCCTTCCCCAACGTGCGCCTGGCCAACCGGCCCCTGCACTTCATCTACCTCTGCGACTGCTCCGGCTCGATGGCCGCCCAGGGCAAGATGCAGGCCCTCAACCAGGCCATCCGCCAGTCGCTGCCGGGCATGGCGCGGGTGGCGCGGGACAACCCCGAGGCCCGGGTGCTGGTGCGGGCGGTGCGCTTCGCCGACCGCGCCCACTGGCACATCGCCGAGCCCACGCCGGTGGAGCAGCTGCAGTGGCACGACCTGCAGGCCGGGGGCGTGACGGCGATGGGCGAGGCGCTGGAGCTGGTGGCCGGCCAGCTGGCCTCACCGCCGATGGAGGAGCGGGCGCTGCCGCCGGTGCTGGTGCTGATCTCCGACGGCCAGCCCACCGACGACTTCGAGGCGGGGCTGGCGCGCCTGCTGCGTCAGCCCTGGGCCCAGAAAGCCGTGCGCCTGGCCATCGCCGTCGGCCACGACGCCGACCAGGAGGTGCTGCAGCAGTTCATCGGTCCGGAATCGGGCCAGGCCGGGGACCGTTCGGAAGTGCCCGGTGCCAGCGGCGAGATGCCCCGGCACCGGGTGGCCTCCTCGTCGCGTTCGCCGCGCCGCCCGCTGCAGGCCAGCAACGCCACGGCCCTGGCCCAGTACATCCAGTGGGCCTCCACGGCCGTGGTGGGTGCCGCCTCCATGCCCGCCAGCCGGGTTGACCAGCACGGCGAGCCCCAGGGCAACATTCCGCTTCCGGACCTGCCGCCCACCCTGCTGGATCCCATCGGCGACGTGGGCCCCGTGGTGTGGTGA